The following proteins are co-located in the Manihot esculenta cultivar AM560-2 chromosome 9, M.esculenta_v8, whole genome shotgun sequence genome:
- the LOC110623641 gene encoding uncharacterized protein LOC110623641 gives MTTTAKEDKSWSVKKKMEGDDSLRTLECLRGRLLAERQASRAAKEEAQLMGNKLIELENKLREETKLREKAENKLKFLKKKLESLKSSTALEGLDQSGSYENCGSSCTSSASTSGPKGFEDMKENSSIRDTSDSNSDPHLKDSPLHKSSYHCPLNSQSYPKLEAGMERNGRTRESDNEDYVDNSLALVPVSASTMAEPTKSSELKIMNRSISEVLDALRHARESIQSSIERRKMIRVGPF, from the exons atgacaacTACTGCAAAGGAAGACAAAAGCTGGAG TGTCAAGAAGAAAATGGAAGGAGATGATAGCTTGAGGACTTTAGAATGTCTAAGAGGAAGATTGCTTGCAGAGAGACAAGCTTCAAGGGCTGCTAAAGAGGAAGCACAACTCATGGGTAATAAG TTAATAGAGCTGGAGAATAAACTCAGAGAAGAGACGAAGCTGAGGGAAAAAGCTGAAAATAAGCTTAAATTTTTGAAGAAGAAGCTCGAGTCTTTGAAAAGTTCTACCGCATTAGAGGGATTAGATCAGTCAGGTTCATATGAGAATTGTGGGTCTTCTTGCACATCATCTGCTAGCACTTCGGGCCCCAAAGGCTTTGAAGATATGAAGGAGAATTCAAGCATTCGAGATACTTCAGATTCCAACTCTGATCCTCATCTCAAAGATTCTCCCCTTCACAAATCTAGCTACCACTGCCCTCTAAATTCTCAGAG CTATCCAAAGTTAGAAGCTGGTATGGAGAGAAATGGAAGAACAAGGGAGAGTGATAATGAAGATTATGTGGATAACTCATTGGCATTAGTTCCTGTGAGTGCGAGTACTATGGCAGAACCCACCAAGAGCAGTGAGTTGAAGATAATGAACAGAAGCATTAGTGAAGTTCTTGATGCTTTAAGGCATGCCAGAGAAAGCATACAAAGCTCAATCGAGAGAAGAAAAATGATTAGAGTTGGGCCATTTTGA